One genomic segment of Salinigranum rubrum includes these proteins:
- a CDS encoding sodium:phosphate symporter — protein MDRKDVRARIAALPTWAGVVATVLCFLFAVRLLGTATGALTPTLQRFVAANHVSALPALGTGWLVATLLGNETVVAAVSLSLHASGLLTASQLLLLVVGSRLGATGIVLVVGALDALRGRAVAAGTTVGVGSSLELGLLASGLTAVVYLPTAVGGYLLLRWLRVDSLDGVTAALGRGVAGHGVTVPTVFEPVAASVIEWVGAPLAAAGAVVLLFVSLDVADRVLDSVDGDRVRAWVTTGLDNRWRAGAVGFVVTALTTSVAFSLGIVVPLYSRGYLDRRETAPYVLGANVGTLADTLVVAMLLGDGGGVVAVVAVGVVASAITLVVLLALDPVVRAVSVGLDTVRRSPWHTVAALAGFLAVPAGFVVFG, from the coding sequence ATGGACCGAAAGGACGTGCGGGCCCGCATCGCCGCCTTGCCGACGTGGGCCGGCGTCGTCGCGACCGTTCTCTGCTTCCTGTTCGCCGTCCGCCTCCTCGGCACGGCGACCGGCGCGCTGACGCCGACGCTCCAGCGGTTCGTCGCGGCGAACCACGTCTCGGCCCTGCCCGCGCTGGGGACGGGGTGGCTCGTGGCGACCCTCCTCGGGAACGAGACGGTCGTCGCCGCCGTCTCCCTCTCGCTGCACGCCTCGGGCCTCCTCACGGCGTCACAGCTGTTGCTGCTCGTCGTCGGGTCGCGCCTCGGCGCGACGGGCATCGTTCTCGTCGTCGGCGCGCTCGACGCGCTCCGGGGCCGTGCCGTCGCGGCGGGGACGACCGTCGGCGTCGGGAGTTCGCTCGAACTCGGGTTGCTCGCGAGCGGGCTCACCGCGGTCGTCTACCTCCCGACGGCCGTCGGCGGCTACCTCCTGCTCCGGTGGCTCCGGGTCGACTCCCTCGACGGGGTGACGGCGGCGCTCGGGCGGGGAGTCGCCGGCCACGGCGTGACGGTTCCCACGGTCTTCGAACCGGTCGCCGCGTCGGTGATCGAATGGGTCGGCGCGCCCCTCGCCGCGGCCGGGGCCGTCGTCTTGCTGTTCGTCTCGCTCGACGTGGCGGACCGCGTCCTCGACTCGGTCGACGGCGACCGGGTCCGCGCGTGGGTCACGACGGGGCTCGACAACCGCTGGCGAGCGGGGGCGGTCGGGTTCGTCGTCACCGCGCTCACGACGAGCGTCGCCTTCTCGCTCGGGATTGTCGTCCCGCTGTACAGCCGCGGCTACCTCGACCGCCGCGAGACGGCGCCGTACGTGCTCGGGGCGAACGTCGGGACGCTCGCGGACACCCTCGTCGTGGCGATGCTGCTCGGCGACGGCGGGGGCGTCGTGGCCGTGGTGGCCGTGGGTGTCGTCGCGAGCGCGATCACGCTCGTCGTCCTCCTCGCGCTCGACCCGGTCGTCCGCGCCGTCTCGGTCGGACTCGACACCGTCCGCCGGTCGCCGTGGCACACCGTCGCGGCGCTCGCGGGCTTTCTCGCCGTCCCCGCGGGGTTCGTGGTGTTCGGGTGA